One genomic region from Gossypium hirsutum isolate 1008001.06 chromosome D13, Gossypium_hirsutum_v2.1, whole genome shotgun sequence encodes:
- the LOC107950008 gene encoding protein HLB1-like isoform X1 has product MLCMQGKINVNCYAESVQYTTGLCWFILVTFIFFLYVLFCFPIEQVIKAEQKQVSRSLSGTIAEVTNEENSAIKVEIPDIVSVSSCADLTLPPGAGLCIDTTHGPIFWLLTRGNL; this is encoded by the exons ATGTTATGCATGCAAGGCAAAATCAATGTAAACTGCTATGCAGAGTCGGTTCAGTATACTACTGGTTTATGTTGGTTTATCCTCGTGACTTTCATTTTCTTCCTCTATGTCCTCTTCTGTTTTCCAATTGAGCAGGTCATCAAAGCCGAGCAGAAACAAGTTTCTCGAAGCCTCTCTGGCACAATTGCAGAAGTAACAAATGAAGAAAACTCAGCTATCAAAGTTGAGATTCCAGATATTGTGTCTGTATCATCATGTGCTGATCTGACTCTACCACCAGGTGCAGGCCTCTGCATTGATACTACCCATGGTCCAATTTTCTG GTTGCTGACTCGTGGGAATCTCTAG
- the LOC107950008 gene encoding protein HLB1-like isoform X2: MLPLPHLKEGNMTAPPVGNAIAPHRDWKRTEFFLNHEALQQVIKAEQKQVSRSLSGTIAEVTNEENSAIKVEIPDIVSVSSCADLTLPPGAGLCIDTTHGPIFWLLTRGNL; this comes from the exons ATG CTACCTTTACCCCATCTCAAAGAGGGAAATATGACTGCACCACCAGTAGGAAATGCAATTGCTCCGCATCGGGATTGGAAGAGAACAGAGTTCTTTTTGAATCATGAAGCACTTCAACAG GTCATCAAAGCCGAGCAGAAACAAGTTTCTCGAAGCCTCTCTGGCACAATTGCAGAAGTAACAAATGAAGAAAACTCAGCTATCAAAGTTGAGATTCCAGATATTGTGTCTGTATCATCATGTGCTGATCTGACTCTACCACCAGGTGCAGGCCTCTGCATTGATACTACCCATGGTCCAATTTTCTG GTTGCTGACTCGTGGGAATCTCTAG